The following proteins are co-located in the Nocardia bhagyanarayanae genome:
- a CDS encoding ABC transporter substrate-binding protein encodes MDNSTGSRRPLGRRELLLRGAGAAGLVALGGIGVLTGCGTDGSTGVPEGPPRAGGRLRAAIAGRAASVDVLDPHRAGSSAGGAVAKNVWDKLVAYNNDLTLRYRLAQSLEPNADGSEWRITLRPGVVFSDGTPLTARDVLWSFERMLDPAKQSSGDLAVVDMARTRADGDLGVVVAMKTPIADFGSVLAGWYCYVVKDGSTVFDERTLPVGTGPFALRSWSPGDRTLLRRNEKYWDGPVHLDEVEIIQIAETEARMNAFLSGEVDLVQEMSYLQARSLDSDPDAYVVTPPAGLMGAFQMRVDEPPFDDVRVRQAMRLAVDRQAMVDSVYYGYGEVGNDIYGKGAPFYNDSLPQRTYDPERARQLLKEAGKENLTVTLQTADAIPGMVESATLFAEHAKAAGITIRLETVPADTYFSRVSGKQPLTHIGWWNYSLDYFYGQTMTSASPSNGTGWRRPAWDAKFAAARAEMNQQRRRELYFELQEELWQEGGYILHSFAKRPDAARNRVRGVRDGVPGTDDWANFATTWLAS; translated from the coding sequence ATGGACAACTCGACAGGATCCCGACGGCCGCTTGGCCGCCGGGAGTTATTGCTGCGCGGCGCCGGAGCGGCGGGTCTCGTCGCGCTCGGCGGCATCGGTGTGCTCACCGGTTGCGGGACCGACGGATCGACCGGAGTACCGGAGGGCCCGCCGCGCGCGGGCGGCCGGCTGCGCGCCGCGATCGCCGGACGCGCCGCGAGCGTCGACGTGCTCGACCCGCACCGGGCGGGCAGTTCCGCGGGCGGCGCGGTCGCCAAGAACGTGTGGGACAAGCTGGTCGCCTACAACAACGACCTCACCCTGCGGTACCGGCTCGCGCAGTCGCTGGAGCCCAACGCGGACGGCAGCGAATGGCGGATCACCCTGCGCCCCGGCGTCGTCTTCAGCGACGGCACGCCGCTGACCGCGCGGGATGTGTTGTGGAGCTTCGAGCGCATGCTCGACCCGGCCAAGCAGTCCTCCGGCGACCTCGCGGTGGTCGACATGGCCCGTACCAGGGCCGACGGCGATCTCGGCGTCGTCGTCGCGATGAAGACGCCGATCGCGGACTTCGGCTCGGTGCTCGCGGGGTGGTACTGCTACGTCGTCAAGGACGGCAGCACGGTGTTCGACGAGCGGACCCTCCCGGTCGGCACCGGTCCGTTCGCGCTGCGCTCGTGGTCGCCGGGCGACCGAACGCTGTTGCGGCGCAACGAGAAATACTGGGACGGTCCGGTGCACCTGGACGAGGTCGAGATCATCCAGATCGCCGAGACCGAGGCGCGGATGAACGCCTTCCTCTCCGGCGAAGTGGATCTGGTGCAGGAGATGTCGTATCTACAGGCGCGGTCGCTGGACAGCGATCCGGACGCCTACGTCGTCACGCCACCGGCGGGTCTCATGGGCGCCTTCCAAATGCGCGTGGACGAACCGCCTTTCGACGATGTGCGGGTCCGCCAGGCCATGCGGTTGGCGGTCGATCGGCAGGCCATGGTCGACTCGGTGTACTACGGCTACGGCGAGGTCGGCAACGACATCTACGGCAAGGGCGCGCCCTTCTACAACGACAGCCTGCCGCAGCGGACCTACGACCCCGAGCGGGCCAGGCAACTGCTGAAGGAAGCGGGCAAGGAGAACCTGACCGTCACCTTGCAGACCGCCGACGCGATTCCCGGGATGGTCGAATCGGCAACGCTTTTCGCCGAGCACGCCAAGGCCGCGGGTATCACGATCCGGCTGGAGACGGTCCCCGCCGACACCTACTTCTCCCGGGTTTCGGGCAAGCAGCCGCTGACCCATATCGGCTGGTGGAACTACAGTCTGGACTACTTCTACGGTCAGACCATGACCAGCGCCTCGCCGAGCAACGGCACCGGTTGGCGTCGCCCGGCGTGGGACGCCAAGTTCGCCGCGGCGCGCGCCGAGATGAATCAACAGCGGCGTCGCGAGCTGTATTTCGAACTCCAAGAGGAACTCTGGCAGGAAGGCGGCTACATCCTGCACAGTTTCGCGAAGCGGCCGGACGCCGCGCGCAATCGGGTGCGGGGCGTCCGCGACGGCGTGCCGGGCACCGACGACTGGGCGAACTTCGCCACCACCTGGCTGGCGTCGTAG
- a CDS encoding epoxide hydrolase family protein, translated as MTNPIRPFRIDIPQAEIDDLNDRLARTRWSAQLPGSDRGVPVDYLRELAEHWRTRFDWRAQEAALNELPQFITEIDGLDVHFVHVESPEPDALPLLLTHGWPNSFVEFTKTIGPLADPRAHGLDPAQAFHVVVPSVPGFAFSAAPTDEMTTGRLARMWVELMDRLGYRRYGVQGGDLGAYVAPEMALAAPDRVVGVHLDGGIGMPTAADVPTMTAEERTEWDLMQQWMSGGVDHHTLLRAAPQTFAHAWNDSPVGLLAWQVQKFQEFTPLVDHLEEAIDPDHLLTNVSLYWFTATAGTSSWPMYNGLGKDGFVWPAGQKLVPTGVYGGGSALMRRLAEQDNVIAHWPEGNTGNHFVAMEVPETHVADIRAFFAKLG; from the coding sequence ATGACGAACCCCATCCGCCCCTTCCGCATCGACATCCCGCAGGCCGAGATCGACGACCTGAACGACCGGCTCGCCCGCACCCGCTGGTCGGCGCAGTTGCCCGGCTCGGATCGCGGCGTCCCGGTCGACTACCTGCGCGAGCTCGCCGAGCACTGGCGCACCCGCTTCGACTGGCGCGCGCAGGAGGCGGCGCTCAACGAACTTCCGCAGTTCATCACCGAAATCGACGGTCTCGACGTGCATTTCGTGCACGTCGAGTCGCCCGAGCCGGATGCGCTTCCGCTGCTGCTGACCCACGGCTGGCCCAATTCGTTCGTCGAATTCACCAAGACCATCGGTCCGCTGGCCGACCCGAGGGCGCACGGCCTCGACCCCGCGCAGGCGTTTCACGTCGTGGTGCCCTCGGTGCCGGGTTTCGCGTTTTCCGCTGCGCCGACGGACGAGATGACCACCGGCCGGTTGGCCCGGATGTGGGTGGAGCTGATGGATCGCCTCGGCTACCGGCGCTACGGAGTCCAGGGCGGCGACCTCGGCGCGTATGTCGCACCGGAAATGGCGCTGGCCGCGCCGGATCGGGTGGTCGGCGTGCACCTCGACGGCGGCATCGGCATGCCGACCGCGGCGGACGTGCCGACCATGACCGCCGAGGAACGCACCGAATGGGATCTCATGCAGCAGTGGATGTCCGGCGGCGTCGACCACCACACGCTGTTGCGCGCCGCGCCGCAGACCTTCGCCCACGCGTGGAACGATTCGCCGGTCGGGCTGCTGGCCTGGCAGGTACAGAAGTTCCAGGAGTTCACGCCACTGGTCGATCACCTGGAGGAAGCGATCGACCCCGACCACCTGCTGACCAACGTCAGCTTGTACTGGTTCACCGCCACCGCGGGCACCTCGTCCTGGCCGATGTACAACGGACTCGGAAAGGACGGTTTCGTCTGGCCCGCGGGTCAGAAGCTGGTTCCGACCGGCGTCTACGGCGGCGGCTCCGCGCTCATGCGGCGACTCGCCGAGCAGGACAACGTCATCGCGCACTGGCCCGAGGGCAACACCGGCAACCACTTCGTCGCGATGGAGGTGCCGGAGACGCACGTCGCCGACATCCGCGCGTTCTTCGCGAAGCTCGGCTGA
- a CDS encoding SMP-30/gluconolactonase/LRE family protein: MSVVELPALLRRAVPALAVALACAGVAAPGATAEPGPACAPATSATALPAAVPVLDWAENLGYDRQGNLWVSRLYRNEVQRYDDAGRLTATVPVEFPGAVRLGPDGLMYVVYGDAPTSVVRPGGVVRFDPAAAEPRPEIFASGFTMPNGAAFDTDGSLYVASATGVIRVGRDGVVDAGWTERAKLNANGIAVHDGTVYLTSNGGPLGRVLRFPVTEPDRRTVLTDLTSALPGVPDFADDLLVDEAGAVYVTTLSGQLVRIDPSGQSCRVLSAEPMTSVVAVPGRPGELLAGTERGAVLRIQLAP, translated from the coding sequence GTGTCCGTCGTCGAATTGCCCGCGCTCTTGCGCCGCGCCGTTCCCGCGCTCGCCGTCGCCTTGGCCTGCGCCGGAGTCGCCGCGCCGGGCGCGACCGCGGAACCCGGCCCCGCTTGCGCGCCCGCCACCTCGGCGACCGCGCTGCCCGCCGCCGTCCCGGTGCTGGACTGGGCGGAGAACCTCGGCTACGACCGGCAGGGCAACCTATGGGTTTCCCGGCTATACCGCAACGAGGTGCAGCGCTACGACGACGCCGGGCGGCTGACCGCCACGGTCCCGGTGGAGTTTCCCGGCGCCGTCCGGCTCGGACCCGACGGGCTGATGTACGTCGTGTACGGCGACGCGCCGACCAGCGTCGTGCGCCCCGGCGGCGTCGTCCGTTTCGATCCGGCCGCCGCCGAACCGCGCCCGGAGATCTTCGCGTCCGGCTTCACCATGCCCAACGGCGCGGCCTTCGACACCGACGGTTCGCTCTACGTCGCCTCCGCGACCGGGGTGATCCGCGTCGGCCGCGACGGCGTCGTCGACGCGGGCTGGACCGAGCGAGCAAAGTTGAACGCCAACGGCATCGCCGTGCACGACGGCACGGTGTACCTGACCTCCAACGGCGGACCGCTCGGGCGGGTCCTGCGTTTCCCGGTCACCGAACCGGACCGCCGCACCGTCCTCACGGATCTGACGTCCGCGCTCCCCGGCGTCCCCGACTTCGCCGACGACCTGCTGGTGGACGAGGCGGGCGCGGTCTACGTGACCACGCTGTCCGGCCAGCTCGTCCGGATCGATCCGAGCGGCCAGTCCTGCCGCGTCCTCTCGGCCGAACCGATGACGTCGGTCGTCGCCGTCCCCGGTCGTCCCGGCGAACTCCTCGCCGGTACCGAGCGCGGCGCGGTCCTGCGCATCCAGCTGGCCCCCTGA
- a CDS encoding acyl-CoA dehydrogenase family protein gives MKLSLSPDEVAFRDELRQFYRTEIPAEIRERVKYGHELSREDVVTAHKILNDNGLAVPNWPVEWGGKDWTPMQRHIWQDEMQLASVPEPLTFNAQMVGPVIAHFGSQEIKERFLPATAALDIWWCQGFSEPDAGSDLASLRTTAVRDGDSYIVNGQKIWTTLAQYADWIFCLVRTDPNAPKKQAGISFLLFDVKSPGVTIRPIKLIDGGYEVNEVFFENVRVPADQLVGEENMGWTYAKFLLGNERTGITGVGRTKVKLGVAKEYARQIKSGSGSLLEDPVFAARVAELENELLALELTQLRVVSNSTEGKPNPASSVLKMRGSELQQAATELLLDIAGPDALPVDAEDIASPGWAQRSGPSYLNYRKTTIYGGSSEVQRTIIASTILGL, from the coding sequence ATGAAATTATCCCTTTCCCCCGACGAGGTGGCCTTCCGCGACGAGCTGCGGCAGTTCTACCGCACCGAGATCCCCGCGGAGATCCGTGAGCGCGTCAAGTACGGCCATGAGCTCTCCCGCGAAGACGTCGTCACGGCCCACAAGATCCTCAACGACAACGGCCTGGCCGTGCCGAACTGGCCGGTGGAGTGGGGCGGCAAAGACTGGACGCCGATGCAGCGGCACATCTGGCAGGACGAGATGCAGCTGGCCTCGGTGCCCGAGCCGCTGACGTTCAACGCCCAGATGGTCGGCCCGGTCATCGCGCACTTCGGCTCGCAGGAGATCAAGGAGCGCTTCCTCCCCGCGACGGCGGCCCTCGACATCTGGTGGTGCCAGGGCTTCTCGGAGCCGGACGCCGGTTCGGACCTGGCCTCGCTGCGCACCACCGCGGTGCGCGACGGCGACTCCTACATCGTCAACGGCCAGAAGATCTGGACCACGCTCGCCCAGTACGCCGACTGGATCTTCTGCCTGGTCCGCACCGATCCGAACGCGCCGAAGAAGCAGGCGGGCATCTCCTTCCTGCTGTTCGACGTGAAGAGCCCCGGCGTCACCATCCGCCCGATCAAACTGATCGACGGCGGCTATGAGGTGAACGAGGTCTTCTTCGAGAACGTGCGGGTGCCCGCCGATCAGCTGGTCGGCGAGGAGAACATGGGCTGGACCTACGCCAAGTTCCTGCTCGGCAACGAGCGCACCGGCATCACCGGCGTCGGCCGCACCAAGGTGAAGCTCGGTGTCGCCAAGGAGTACGCGCGCCAGATCAAGTCCGGCTCCGGCTCGCTGCTGGAGGACCCGGTGTTCGCCGCGCGGGTCGCCGAGCTGGAGAACGAACTGCTCGCGCTCGAGCTCACCCAGCTGCGGGTGGTCTCGAACTCCACGGAGGGCAAGCCGAACCCGGCCTCCTCAGTGCTCAAGATGCGCGGCTCGGAGCTGCAGCAGGCCGCCACCGAGCTGCTGCTCGACATCGCGGGACCGGACGCGCTTCCGGTCGACGCGGAGGACATCGCCTCCCCCGGCTGGGCCCAGCGCAGCGGCCCCAGCTACCTCAACTACCGCAAGACAACCATCTACGGAGGTTCGAGCGAGGTGCAGCGCACCATCATCGCCTCCACGATCCTCGGATTGTGA
- a CDS encoding ABC transporter permease — protein MTRYLLRRIGGGIGVLFVVALVVFGLFEALDSDAAAVVLSRDGGGDPSPEQLAAVRAELGLDRPAPIRFLDWAGDFVRGDLGTSLVSGRPVGEVLLGRLGNSAVLAVATTALLVPTMLCLGLAAGARPGSRLDRAVSAATLVAESLPSFVSGVILVATVALTFRLLPAVSLLPTGVSAWQRPEVLVLPVLCLLIGASPHPVRVIRAQTADVMASPYIETARLNGVGRWRLLARHVAPNAVSASIHPLAGSIVGLIGGIAVVETLFAYPGLSQELLRAISARDFPFVQSAAMLMAGVGLVVYLIADLLTLAVSPRARHVVLGGRS, from the coding sequence GTGACCCGTTATCTGCTGCGCCGGATCGGTGGCGGCATCGGGGTGCTGTTCGTCGTCGCGCTGGTGGTGTTCGGACTGTTCGAGGCGCTGGACTCGGACGCGGCCGCCGTCGTGCTCAGTCGCGACGGCGGCGGCGATCCGTCGCCGGAACAACTCGCCGCCGTCCGAGCCGAACTCGGCCTCGATCGTCCGGCTCCGATCCGATTCCTCGACTGGGCTGGCGATTTCGTGCGCGGTGACCTAGGTACCTCGCTGGTTTCGGGGCGTCCGGTCGGCGAGGTCTTGCTGGGTCGGCTCGGCAACAGCGCGGTCCTCGCCGTCGCGACGACGGCGCTGCTGGTGCCGACCATGCTGTGCCTCGGGCTCGCGGCGGGCGCGCGGCCGGGCTCCCGGCTGGACCGTGCCGTCAGCGCCGCGACCCTGGTCGCCGAATCGCTGCCATCGTTCGTGTCCGGCGTGATCCTCGTCGCGACAGTCGCTTTGACGTTTCGGCTGCTGCCGGCGGTCTCGCTGCTGCCGACCGGCGTCAGTGCGTGGCAGCGACCGGAAGTGCTCGTCCTGCCGGTGCTCTGTCTGCTGATCGGTGCGAGTCCGCATCCGGTGCGGGTGATTCGGGCGCAGACCGCCGACGTGATGGCCAGCCCGTACATCGAGACGGCGCGGCTCAACGGGGTCGGCCGGTGGCGGCTGCTCGCCAGGCACGTCGCGCCGAACGCGGTGTCCGCGTCGATCCATCCGCTCGCCGGGTCGATCGTCGGACTGATCGGTGGAATCGCCGTCGTGGAAACGCTTTTCGCCTATCCGGGATTGTCTCAGGAATTGCTGCGCGCCATCTCGGCGCGCGATTTTCCGTTCGTCCAGTCGGCCGCGATGCTGATGGCGGGCGTCGGGTTGGTGGTGTATCTGATCGCCGATCTGCTCACCCTCGCCGTCAGCCCGCGGGCCCGGCACGTGGTGTTGGGCGGGCGGTCGTGA
- a CDS encoding helix-turn-helix transcriptional regulator, which yields MNDTRARLLRLLSLLQTPREFSGSELAERLGVTDRTVRRDIDRLRELGYPVQATMGATGGYRLVAGAAMPPLLVDDDEAVALAVGLRAAAGSAVAGIEEASVRALAKLEQILPAKLRRRVRVLGAATATPAHDGPTVDPEVLSTLAAAVTNRERIRFVYSGGSGRRHVEPVGLVPIRRRWYLLGHDLDRTDWRVFRVDRIERPQPTGARFTPRPLPADSPADYVAGRRTDWGASAYRVHVTISASVSRVAGRLGDDPGELTSLDDGSCRLTATRDDSPEWLAHRLLALGVPFRVHASPELTEQLRAISSRIESALPRES from the coding sequence GTGAACGACACCCGGGCTCGCCTGCTCCGACTGCTCTCGCTGTTGCAGACCCCGCGCGAATTCTCCGGCAGCGAACTGGCCGAACGTCTCGGCGTCACCGACCGCACCGTGCGCCGCGACATCGACCGGCTGCGCGAACTCGGCTATCCGGTGCAGGCAACCATGGGGGCGACGGGCGGCTACCGACTGGTGGCGGGCGCGGCCATGCCGCCGCTGCTCGTCGACGACGACGAAGCTGTCGCCCTCGCGGTCGGGCTGCGGGCGGCGGCGGGATCCGCGGTCGCGGGCATCGAGGAGGCGTCGGTGCGTGCGCTCGCCAAGCTGGAGCAGATCCTGCCCGCCAAGTTGCGCCGCCGCGTGCGCGTCCTCGGGGCGGCCACCGCGACGCCCGCGCACGACGGACCGACCGTCGACCCGGAAGTTCTGAGCACCCTCGCTGCGGCCGTAACCAACAGGGAGCGAATACGTTTCGTGTACTCGGGCGGTAGTGGCCGACGGCATGTGGAGCCCGTCGGCCTGGTTCCGATCCGCCGCCGCTGGTATCTCCTCGGCCACGATCTCGACCGCACGGACTGGCGGGTCTTCCGCGTCGACCGGATCGAACGTCCGCAACCCACCGGCGCACGCTTCACCCCGCGCCCGCTACCCGCCGACTCTCCTGCCGACTACGTGGCGGGCCGCCGAACCGATTGGGGCGCATCGGCTTACCGGGTGCACGTCACCATCTCCGCGTCGGTCTCGCGCGTGGCGGGCCGTCTCGGCGACGACCCGGGCGAGCTGACTTCCCTCGACGACGGCAGTTGCCGTCTGACCGCCACCCGCGACGACTCCCCCGAATGGTTGGCCCACCGCCTGCTCGCTCTTGGCGTGCCCTTCCGCGTTCACGCATCGCCGGAACTGACAGAGCAACTCCGCGCCATCTCGTCTCGGATCGAATCCGCGCTCCCCCGAGAGTCCTAG
- a CDS encoding ATP-binding cassette domain-containing protein, which produces MIPRRAIPPAVALALVGATVVLGPLLAPHSATAPVGRPFQGPSARYPFGTDVVGRDVLSRLLHGGVPLVSIATLALVTAYVIGLALGLLAGLRRGADPWVMRPVDAVVIVPWFLLLAVVATAMGPGPWAIVVTTAAASAPWIARIVRTAVLDLASRGYVEAARARGEPWWRIAVVEVLPNLRSVVLADAGIRVSGAIAMVAVSGFLGLGLRPPSADWALMITENRPGFAVAPWSVLAPAGMVMALVVSVNLLVDRLLGGDERRVEPVIGAPGDGVAVRGLSVRDARGRVVLDDVTLAVDRGRGLAVIGPSGAGKTTFALAVLGALPEGMSATGVITTPAATGRRTVGYVPQDPSAGLNPALRIGTSIREIGRVRAGSTPTDVAAALRRVGLPTDRSFQRRYPHQLSGGQQQRVLLAMALLGDPALIVLDEPTTGLDTRTRTDLLDTLRTIRRDTATTFLVVTHDLPGLSSIVDDVAEFDGGRLIRFAPLRSPGSAEPARPELGTGLFLPVASAEVDRLNDRDASPILPLEKSSLEVDVGPTLLRPVAGAEADRSTDRDASPALPLKKLPVEDDVSPTLLSRVAGSEGDLSTDRDASSALPLEKSAGQVEMSPMRPAVLRVDGLTVRHGRSRPVLSGVGFELGAGECLALTGRSGAGKTTVARVLAGLCEPHSGTIELAGRRLPAGVDRRSIEERRAIQLVFQNPATSLNPAYSVGRQVRRTLCLLRGFDEKTAYTEALRLFESLHLDPSLLSRRPSQLSGGQQQRVAIARALAAAPTVLICDEITASLDAKARTAVLDLLDSLRTTGLSMILISHQPEVIDRLADRALTIADGSLTPAPAG; this is translated from the coding sequence GTGATCCCGCGTCGCGCGATCCCGCCCGCGGTGGCGTTGGCCTTGGTCGGCGCGACGGTGGTTCTCGGGCCGCTGCTCGCCCCGCATTCGGCGACCGCGCCGGTGGGTCGTCCGTTCCAAGGCCCGTCCGCGCGGTATCCGTTCGGCACCGATGTGGTCGGTCGCGATGTGCTCTCGCGGCTCCTGCACGGCGGGGTTCCGCTGGTGTCGATCGCGACGCTCGCGCTGGTGACCGCGTACGTCATCGGGCTGGCGCTCGGTCTGCTCGCCGGGTTGCGACGTGGCGCCGATCCGTGGGTGATGCGTCCGGTCGACGCCGTGGTGATCGTGCCGTGGTTCCTGCTGCTCGCGGTCGTCGCGACCGCGATGGGTCCGGGTCCCTGGGCGATCGTGGTGACCACCGCGGCGGCCTCGGCCCCGTGGATCGCGCGGATCGTGCGCACCGCCGTGCTCGACCTGGCTTCGCGGGGGTACGTGGAGGCCGCGCGCGCCAGGGGCGAGCCGTGGTGGCGAATCGCGGTGGTCGAGGTACTGCCGAATCTGCGCTCGGTTGTGCTGGCGGACGCGGGAATTCGCGTCTCGGGAGCCATCGCGATGGTGGCGGTGAGTGGGTTCCTCGGCTTGGGTCTGCGCCCGCCCTCGGCGGATTGGGCGTTGATGATCACGGAGAACCGACCGGGTTTCGCGGTCGCGCCGTGGTCGGTGCTCGCGCCCGCCGGAATGGTGATGGCGTTGGTCGTCTCGGTGAACCTGCTGGTGGATCGATTGCTCGGCGGGGACGAGCGGCGCGTCGAACCGGTCATCGGGGCGCCCGGCGACGGCGTCGCGGTGCGCGGGCTGAGCGTCCGCGACGCACGCGGCCGTGTCGTGCTCGACGATGTGACGCTCGCGGTGGACCGGGGCCGCGGACTCGCGGTCATCGGTCCATCCGGCGCGGGCAAGACGACCTTCGCGCTGGCCGTGCTCGGCGCGCTGCCTGAGGGCATGTCGGCGACGGGCGTCATCACGACACCAGCGGCCACCGGCCGCCGCACCGTCGGTTACGTGCCGCAGGACCCGTCCGCGGGACTCAACCCCGCCCTGCGCATCGGCACCTCGATACGTGAAATCGGCCGTGTTCGAGCTGGATCCACCCCGACCGATGTCGCCGCGGCCCTGCGCCGAGTGGGTCTCCCCACCGACCGCTCCTTCCAGCGCCGCTACCCACATCAACTCTCCGGCGGCCAGCAACAACGCGTACTCCTGGCGATGGCGCTCCTCGGCGATCCAGCCCTGATCGTCCTCGATGAACCAACCACCGGACTCGACACGCGAACCCGCACGGATCTCCTCGACACCCTCCGCACGATCCGCCGGGACACCGCGACCACTTTCCTCGTCGTCACCCACGACCTCCCCGGCTTGTCCTCGATCGTGGACGACGTCGCCGAGTTCGACGGTGGTCGCCTCATCCGCTTCGCGCCACTGCGCTCGCCGGGGTCGGCCGAGCCCGCACGTCCTGAACTCGGGACCGGCCTATTCCTGCCTGTGGCCAGCGCGGAGGTCGACCGGCTGAACGACCGCGATGCGAGTCCAATACTGCCGCTGGAGAAGTCGTCCCTCGAGGTCGATGTGGGTCCGACGCTGTTGCGGCCGGTCGCTGGCGCGGAGGCCGACCGGTCGACCGACCGCGATGCGAGTCCAGCACTGCCGCTGAAGAAATTGCCCGTCGAGGACGACGTGAGTCCGACCCTGTTGTCGCGCGTCGCCGGCTCGGAGGGCGACCTGTCGACCGACCGCGATGCGAGTTCAGCGCTGCCACTGGAGAAGTCGGCTGGCCAGGTCGAGATGAGTCCGATGCGGCCTGCGGTGTTGCGGGTCGATGGGCTGACGGTCCGGCACGGGCGCAGCCGTCCCGTTCTGAGCGGGGTCGGCTTCGAGTTGGGCGCGGGGGAGTGCCTCGCACTCACCGGACGCTCCGGGGCGGGCAAGACCACGGTGGCGCGGGTGCTCGCGGGTTTGTGCGAACCGCATTCAGGAACCATCGAATTGGCGGGCCGACGTCTGCCCGCGGGCGTCGATCGGCGGTCGATCGAGGAGCGTCGGGCCATCCAGCTGGTCTTCCAGAATCCGGCGACCTCGTTGAATCCCGCGTACTCTGTCGGCAGACAGGTCCGCCGCACCCTCTGCCTGCTGCGCGGTTTCGACGAAAAGACCGCGTACACAGAGGCATTGCGTCTCTTCGAGTCACTGCACCTCGACCCGAGCTTGCTCTCCCGGCGACCGTCCCAGCTCTCCGGCGGTCAACAGCAGCGCGTCGCCATCGCCCGCGCTCTCGCCGCCGCCCCCACGGTGCTCATCTGCGACGAGATCACCGCCTCCCTCGACGCGAAGGCCCGAACCGCGGTCCTGGATCTCCTGGACTCCCTCCGCACCACCGGCTTGTCCATGATCCTCATCAGCCACCAACCCGAGGTGATCGATCGCCTGGCCGACCGAGCCCTGACCATCGCCGATGGCAGCCTGACCCCCGCGCCCGCCGGCTAG
- a CDS encoding alpha/beta hydrolase: MLYFDGTRGRLHYRRWTVDHPEAVAMLLPGIGQHSGHYHRFARLLRSIGIEVWGLDTAGHGLSEGDPAHPGTLAELVADATRLVDLLRVELPDTPLVLMGHSLGAVTALGMLGAAVPDASTATDLNAVEANFPTVPSISPGTLTGLVLSAVPRRALGSGLPGAPGTPLPSGLPILAVHGTEDRRAPIDAMRVWTARHEWVDLREYADAGHDLLHEPVHARVGADIADWTQRVVVGLARHA; the protein is encoded by the coding sequence ATGCTCTACTTCGACGGCACGCGCGGCAGGCTGCACTATCGGCGCTGGACGGTCGACCACCCCGAGGCGGTGGCGATGCTACTGCCCGGTATCGGCCAGCACAGCGGCCACTATCACCGGTTCGCCCGGCTTCTACGGTCGATCGGTATCGAAGTGTGGGGATTGGATACCGCGGGACACGGCCTCAGTGAAGGCGACCCCGCGCATCCCGGCACCCTCGCCGAGCTGGTCGCGGACGCGACCAGACTGGTGGACCTGCTGCGCGTCGAACTGCCGGACACGCCGCTGGTGCTGATGGGGCATTCGCTCGGCGCGGTCACCGCGCTCGGCATGCTCGGCGCCGCGGTCCCGGACGCGAGCACGGCCACCGACCTGAACGCCGTCGAGGCGAACTTCCCGACCGTTCCGAGCATCAGCCCCGGCACGCTGACCGGTCTGGTGCTCTCGGCCGTGCCGCGCCGCGCACTCGGCAGCGGTCTGCCCGGCGCTCCCGGCACCCCGCTGCCGTCCGGCCTTCCGATCCTCGCGGTGCACGGAACGGAGGACCGTCGCGCCCCGATCGATGCGATGCGGGTCTGGACTGCACGCCACGAATGGGTAGATTTACGCGAGTACGCCGACGCCGGGCACGATCTGCTGCACGAGCCGGTGCACGCGCGAGTCGGCGCCGACATCGCGGACTGGACGCAGCGCGTCGTCGTGGGGTTGGCACGGCACGCGTGA